The Arachis duranensis cultivar V14167 chromosome 9, aradu.V14167.gnm2.J7QH, whole genome shotgun sequence genomic sequence CATTGGATTATACATTGGAttattctagtttttttttcttttctgccaCAAGTATATTATGGTTATGCTACCACCCTACTAGAGGTAGACATTAGTATCTTTGATTTCATTTgtttattacttttctttattGTGGGGATAAAAACGCAAATATCACATGATCAACCCATGTGTATAATTATTTGTATAACTATCACAAATAGGTATGTTTTGGACTTTGTGTACTTTAGGTAGTTGTACACAAATTAGTTATTCAGGTAACATTATTGTAGGGTAAAAATgagataaaaatttttatagttAAATGGTTGAATACAGAGTTTCCATAAAGTTGTGTGCctcatttaatatattaaatcaaataaaacacTATTATTAAGTTTCTTGTCAAAAAGTATTGGCCTTCTAGTTTTTGAAAAACCAAGATAAATTATTCAATagctaataattaataagtatATATTGTCTACGGTAACAATAGTAGTATAGTTCACATAACACACACGTACAAGTGATAATAATGACACTGGATAAATATAATGAAATGAgctaaacaaatagaaatagtttttaaatttaagtgcccatatataatattgtgCTATACTATATATTAACTTTTAGATAAATAGATAAGTTAAACATTAGTCACTTTCTTAAAATTAGAATGTACACCAGATTCAGTTAACATTTAAAAGtacttataataataaaaaacagtaCTTAGATAATTTTTACACAAAAAtcccaataataataaaagactaAAAGTACTGAGTTTTACTATAGTATTGTCAATAATAGCTAGCAATTATAAGTAAATTAACTTTCTTATATACATTAACAACTACACATGTATGTATAAGGCTGGTAATTTATACTCTATTTACGGGGGTTGTCTATCCGATCCGCTGCGAGTAGGATAGGGTGTAGTGTGAGTTCGCCTACGAATAGAGTAGAGTACtaatagttaataatattatagtaaATTAGTTGATaatcatattatttataattttatgttagatcttttaaaattttattatttttaattttaatttgaacttaattttttattttctattttactaATAAGTATAACATTTAAAAggtttgaattttatatttgcttgaaatcttttttattttttctgcgGGTAGGATCGAATAGGatagggtttagaattttaggaTGCGGATAAAATTAGGGTTGAGAAATTCTCAACTCGCGGATAAGATAaggtagaattttaaaaaagttttcaacCCATGAGTAGGGTTAGAGTAGAATTCAAactctaccctaccctacccattcCAAGCCTATAAAAAAGCTACTAGTTACCGTCCATTTATGTACACATTTTTGCTAGGAACAAAATATACATCTTCCAAATAATTGTATCAGAATTTGACCATGAATAGAAATTCTCATTGCTATATACAAAACATATGTGAATACATAATACTACTAGAAACAATGTAAGAGGCTCTGATTATGATGTTGGTCATCTTCAAGAGTAGTAGCATTGCGAAGAATGTTTAGGAAAATGGTCTCATTGCAAGGAATGCGAAGCATATTATTATCGAATCCAAACACGTCCTCAGCATGATCCAGCAATGCCTTAATGAGTGGATTGTTGAGTGTACCTACCTTGATCACAAATCTCTTGCAATCTTCACCTACATACACAACTAGGTGCCCTTTTGGGACATCTTTTGGTACATATGAacatgatgatgataatgactcTTCATCATTTTGGAATAAGAAACAATATCCAATCCACATGTGATCAATTTTTTCATGGATTATTGCACATTTGATGAGAAAATTAGCCTTTACCTTTCCCAATTTAGTAAACCCCCTTAGCCAACTTTTGAGAAGTTTAACCTTCATGACCTTCATCATTTAATGAAAAATTTGTGGTGAATTGAAGTAGAAGCAAGAGTGTTGAGGTTTATACATGCAGAGATGTAGGCAAGAGTGTtgaagtaaaattaaaatggacttatatatataaaggataatataatgaagaaaaaaaaatgtctaGATATTTCTAAGTGCTCAATGCCAAGACCTTCTCAATATTTTAGTATGCAAAAATTGTACTACTATATATGATTTGGCTCaagtatatttaatatatttaatttagtacGAGTTGATTTTTTGCATACATGAATTGTACGAAATACCAGCTTCTCTTATTGTGTGTAGATATAAGTGGTTTTTATAAGGAAGTTATATACCCCACACGATGGGAGTGATAGGAAAAAGGCACACAAGAAAGATAATATTGTGCTGGTTGGAACATGCACAAGCtaagggaaaaaaaaataataataattacatcAAAACACAGTGTGATTAATCTCTCTGGAGATATGATGAGAAGGGAATGAATAAATATAGGATTTTACTAATATGATATTTGTAGTATCAATTCCGCTAGAAATTCAACTTTTAACActtaattttgtgacaaataattCAATGTCATGCACAATTTTATTATTGCATACAATTTCATTCGaaacattgaaaattttataagtATATGCTTTTTATTATTACATATTCATGTATCACTCTAGTAGAATATGTTAGTTGAATGcatgtaaaataattattactagCTAAGAACTCTTCGTTCTAAAGATTTCAAAATAATACATACAattatttctgtaatcattaTTAGTAGTTCTAATAATAAcatagataataataataatgttataaCTAATTAGGTGATATGCCACATTAGCATTGATCACATATTTGTTTATATGCATACATTCAAACACATGCATGCACAAAATTATGTATCGAATTCAATGCATATAGATCCTTTTAGGTGGATATGCAAATCCAGATAAAAACAGCAGCCAATAGATTTTTGTTCCCTAATTGGCACAAAACAAGAGATCCTCATCATGACACACACACTATTTTTTAAGAGCCAACAGATCTGCTAAAAATATTGATGGATTTTATCCCAATCATTTTAGCTATCTGCCAATAATTCAACACTTGAAGTACAAAAGTATATATGGTTAGAGGTTGGCAAGTCATTACTTCACATggtgtatatataaatatacaaagatattatttatacgttaaaatcaattactaaaattaactattaatatatttatgtataaatatatgtgtgatttaatttatttttaatgtatatttatattctaacttTCAAATACAGTTTTTTTCAATtctctaattcttcttctttgtaTACGTCTACATTTTagattagagtttaattttaatgcactgagagtataaaatattttatacagtcATGCAATCACATCTGTTCTTTTAAATAACTATTCACGCCGTTAATGTAaaagatagttattttttaCTATGTGACATTGCAAAATTGGATACACATATAAAACAATTTTACACTAacagtgtatcaaaattaaattctttatattatcatttaagaacataaaaaaatacattatgaattttatatctattaaaaataaaatttttagagtttATAAATATGTGTTTAATTAATATGTGTCTTAAGTAAGGTACATGTTAAATTTatcattagtaaaaaaaatttaatatatacctttaaaatataagataaatcggtcttataaatataaaatatcttttacctcataaactaatttttagatctaaattaTAGCCATCTAATTTCAATCCTAATATCTTCAACCATTTATTCAGTAAACcccatttaaattaaatttatatttatgtctcatttgttgataaattaaaatgagCCTCAATGATTCTTGAATTCTATAATTGAGATTTGCATCGGTCACAATCTGATAGTAATCTTAATATTGTCAGAGTTAAACAGAAGTGTCATAATGTTGTAattgaaatttattattaacCTGTACTTCATATGTCAGTCACGTACCTACGTGTGTCTAAAACTAAAGTATATTGAAATTGTTTTATTAtgattgatttgagtggatttgtTAAGATTGTGTTGGATTGAAGTCTCATTTTGGGTTGCATTGAGATTGAATTCTTGTCTAAGGaatcctctttctttttcttaacaATGCTATTTCATTTTCATATATAATAACATTAGATAATACTttgatttcattttatttttatcaataaatcGGATGCatgtataataatttataaatcatCATAAACGAGAACTTTTTAAGTGAAGATTACTTGTCACAAGAAATATAAACacctattaatatattaatgatTCTCATTGcaccaaattaaatattaaatggaTAGCTACacttattttactaattttcttttaaagtctctttattgaataaaattatgacatttatttgtataatttttttaccgtTAGAAATTTAAGTAGTATTTCGATGGTAAAATTACAATCTATATTTCtcactttttcttattttttaattcttcatCATCCTAATTACTGTTGAGATGAGAAGGTAACAATGCACTGATTACCATTTCGTCATTCGCATTTTTGCTGTTCACCGTCTGTGATTGTTCAGAGTTTCCTGTTTATATTTTTTCGGCGTTTACCGTTCGTATTCATTCGTTGTTCATTGTTCGAGTTTATATTCGCGTTCATATAGAAGCCACGTTGTTTTGCTTCTAACTCTGTTGCGACCAACCCACGCACTCCACTTAGCCGTCGAACTGGTCTCTTTCGTCACCGCCGTGAGTTTTCTAAACCCACCACCAAACAATACACGCACACACTATTAGAAAAGTACTtattacatataaatatttCCGACAAATTTTATCCCATAGAAATATAGACAAATTTTGCTAGGGAACTTTCgtcgaaaacaaagaaaaatgaattaacATTAATTACAAATGGAAAAGAGAATTTGCCGATAATTCTGTcgaaaaaattagtatttttttatagaaaataattaccGACAGAAAATTCGTCTGTATTTAAATGCGCAAAATGCtgcattttatcaaattattatagACAAAAAATCTCtctgtaatttaaaatattccATCGAAAGATATTGACATAAACCTAACTTAATCCCACTATTTTGAGTTCCATTTGCACTCCACACAAATAAAACACGAGCTTTTTCTTCTCTCCGTCGCACGAGCTGCTTCTTCTCTCCGTGACACGAGCTTCTTCCACTGCTACTACTGCTGCCGCCACTGCTGCATCACACGATATCTCTCTATCATCCCATGCATCGCACAAGCTTCCTTTGCCGCCACTCTCGTCGTGTCTTCTCCCTTTGTTGTCATCGTCGTAGAGCTCTCTCCGCCATTGCTTTCATCGCATCTGCTCCCTTCGTGAATTTCAAGTATACTCTGATTTTGTGATTCTGTTGCTTAGTTAGAGCTCAATTTTTCTGTGCCAATTTTatgtttatcaattttttttcgtaGTTTCTATCTTCTTATTGTTGTTGATGCTGATTGAGCGTGTTGTAGTTGTAGTGATGAAAGAGGTTCATCTTCACATGCTAGTATCTCGAAACAAATGGTAattttttcctttctattttctattttctgtttaaaTGTTTCTAATTTCTAGTTTAGGGATTCGATCATCTATATCGAGCTATTACGCATATAATTCTTGCTGTAGTTCTTAGTTTTTTAGTTGCTACTCTAAATTCTTAGCTCAGCTTATCGATACTTGGaatttattgcaattccttAGTATATAAATTTGTGAATTTTAGTTGTATATAAATTTACTTATATTTAGTTAATTGTACTTTTAATTCATCCCATGCAGAGATTTCATTACTCCTTACAAATGCTAAGGTACAACAAAATATGTATATCGAGAGTGTTTGGATCATTGGCGTGTGGTTAAAGTATGGATGCTGTCTATATTTTAGTTTGAACGGTTTGTATACTATCGCAATATCAATCTATATACTGTTGGCATAGGGTAACAACTATATGGTTTATAAGTGATCAATATAATTACTAGTTAATGATTGCCAACTTATATGTGACAATGAGTAGATGTCACTTTTGTTGATattcagattttttttctaCCTATTGTTATTAAGCTAGAGCAATTTTAATCTATGATGTAGTTTGAATTACTCTATTAAGAATGCATGTGTATAGTGTAACAGAAGATTATTGAATGTAATCAATCAGAATCTAGTATAAGGTCGCCTTATCCTTGTGTTGTTAACAAAATGCCTTTGTCATTATCAACTAATCTtattttactttactttttgttttggatagaaatattaattttataggaCTTCTACGGTAATTATGTTAATATCTTAAATGCCTTCAATTAGGTGAAtatatttgtgtttagattttATATTGACGTTGTGTCaaatgttaaatttttatttttaggtgATTTTGATGCTTTTATGTTACCTTGCTTTTAATTGAACTTATTTGTTTCACAcgattctttatttatttattttctctatttctttgaatttgaatgtttgAAAATTTAGTAACAGAAAGAGGGAAGATGGAGAAGATGAGCATGAACCAAAAGCAGGACAATGATGTATACGCGCGTTATTTCATAAGAAATTTCATGTttgatatcttatttttatattctatGAAGTTTTTATACTTTGAAAAGTCCCTTTTTTTTACCCCAATCGGTTCCTTGACAAAGGCCACTTGGTATATCTTTTATAAATGCCATTTATAGATTTGAAGTTTGGtgctttaaattttcttttcattgttATCTCCACacaattttgataatttgattataaaatcAATCTCTTTTTTTGTGATAAAGGTACATGCCCATGCCTCTCATTTTGGAGCCTTCTGCTTCTGAGTTCGTCAAGCTTCAAAAACTCCAACACTCAGATTTTGGTAATATAAACTATTATGCTAAGACTAAGTTTGTTGATCATAGTGTAcgtgtaattttatttattcttttttttagcaAGAATTTTTGAGGTAATTTTGGATAGGCCTAAAAATAAGAATGCCATAGACACCAAATTAATGAGAGCGTTAAAGCATGCATTAGAATTGATTAATCAAGATTCTTCCACTAATGTTGTCATCATCACCAGTTCAGTTCCTAGTGTCTATTGTGCTAGTTTAAGAGTACATTAGTTCTCATCAACTTTCATTTGTGGCCTGTgagtataatttattttaattctcaacgttttaaaataagtattttgtTATTCAAGGTTGTATTATTctaataattgttgattgttgtgaTATATTTTAATGCTCAATGTTATTGATTGTTTGTCTTATGATGCCTCATATTATAtcggttaaaagttaaaatgaaATTAGACAGAAATTTATGTGAGTATTGTGagtataattatgttttttcaCTCTATGCCTTCTACTTGGCTTCCTTTAATTGAGAATTACTAAGTCATATCCTAAAATTAGACAGAAAGATCTTGAAACAGTAAATTGCATTTCCAAAACTTGCAGGGTTTggttataattaattcttagaTAGTTTATCTCTTTTCATTTTGTCTTTTTATATAAGCAAACAAGCTGATGATGCTATATTTCAGGGAGTGGAACCTATAGCTACATATGGTAACCTGGGGGTACCTTTGGAGTGGCGTGGAGCACTGGAGTGGGTGTTCTCCACTTGGGCAAGGATGCACACTCTCAACACTGGTGAAGCTGGCAATTTTTTGAAAGGTGCAGTGCCATTGTTACAACAGATCGGATAGTTATAGTAAACAAGGTCATTATCCTGCAAATCACATATTTTTGTTGCTGCTGTTTATTGATCGAATCAAAACATTTGGTTGTATGGTGctcaatattttctattttccttGAGGTCTTAAAGCCTGCATCAATTTGTTGAAATTACTATAATGTAATAACATGCTTCATATTATTGTCTTGTATTTTATACTGTGATCACATGTAATATGTAAAATCTGGATCTCTTTTTCAGGGTTATTTATGGGAAATCAAAACTAGTGAAGGTGGATATGGTCTACATGAGCTACTGAAATATCAAAAAAGTGTTCTCAGTTGTATGTTTCCCttcaaactctttttttttcttgtagcGTACACTTTCTAGCACAACTCCTGAGGGAATTTCATGTTTTAGAGAAAGTTAAAGTGGatacatatttttttcataGTCTATTTAGAATAAGATGCTTGGGTATCTGTTCATTTGTTTGCTAATCTAAACTTACAGGCTCCTCAAATACTAATTGATATATGTAAGTATTATTTCAGAGAAATTTTCTATACTATATTTGTGGCCTTCATATTTGGTTGACCCTGTctaattgtttttcaatcttCAAGTAATGCTTGGGTCTAAAAATCATGTACACTCTGATTCCTTTGATATCCCCTATATTAGTAGAAATCTCGCTCTTAAATTTTAACTTATGTATTTTTGTTGTCTTTTAACATTTGATATATGTTCCAGTTTCTAAATACAGTTGTGGATTTGCTAACTCATGCTTTTAAATTGAACAAAAATTTCTTGAGCACAACTTTTTCTTGGAGAAGTTATCTCATGTGGCTCTAGTATATGTTATCAATGAAGAGAGTGAGTCATCGTTCTTCACTCGCTTCTTTAAATGGGATTCTAAAATATCTGCAGTAAGTTCCTCAATGCAATTACCTAATATGACTTCAAACGGTTTTTAAATTCTGATTAttgtccttttcttttcttacctTGTAGATGTTGAAAAATTCATTTCAGAGGAAACTTACAATAGTGAAAAATGGGGGTGCTCCACTTCTGGATGTAAGGTTTGGAATTCCATCAGGATTTATCACAAGAAAGTGGTTTTCTTTGACAATTTTATGAGGCACTGTGGTTTGGTTGCTAATGAacccattttttttatattgggtTGGGTCATTTTGATgtgaataatgatgatgatgacgatgacCATAATGCATTATCAGAAAATGGCATcttgatcaacaagaagaattTGTATGATTCCGACACTCTTTTATGATGTATTCTTTATTCAAATTAGCATACTTTGTCAATTAATTATGAGTCCTTTTATTCTTGAATGCTAATTAGATATGATGTAATGAAtattatgtttgtctatgtaatttttggctttcttttttttaatccaTAGTGTGTTTGATGGAgtaaatttagaaaacaaaTCTAAATTACTCATTTTGCAatggaaaaatctaaaaaaaattatgttttaccTTAGTgacagatttacagacagaaaattcgtATGTATTAAGAGTTGTGAATGCTTTTTTAGGCTTTAATTACTGACAGAAAATTTGACGAAAAGTTTGACTTTAGTTACTAACGGAGAATCTGTCAAAAAATCTGACGTTTTAAGCAAAATGGAGGGGATGATTACCGAAAAAAATCTGTCGGTAATAGAGACAAATTTGTTGGTAAATTATCAACGAAAAATCTGTCATAAAATATGACATTTTTAGCGAAATAGAGAGGACGATTACCGAGAAAAAACCTGTCGATAAATTACCGACAGAAAAAAATCTAtcagtaaataattttttatgagacTTTTACAGTGGAACAAAATCCTCAGTAATTTCGTCGGTAACAAAAAAATCatctgtaataaagactaaatctatCTATAAATTTGTCTataataaacaattttttaattgtgaCATAATACCAATACTCTACTTTAAACTCTATACTTTTTGATTTCTACtataataattaactatttgatttggtagtgattttgattttttcataGATTGAA encodes the following:
- the LOC107467907 gene encoding uncharacterized protein LOC107467907; translated protein: MKVMKVKLLKSWLRGFTKLGKVKANFLIKCAIIHEKIDHMWIGYCFLFQNDEESLSSSCSYVPKDVPKGHLVVYVGEDCKRFVIKVGTLNNPLIKALLDHAEDVFGFDNNMLRIPCNETIFLNILRNATTLEDDQHHNQSLLHCF